The nucleotide sequence CGTTTAAAATAGGAATGAACACCAAAAACAGTGGAATATAGAGTGTCGCTAATATACCTCTTGAAAGTGATGTAGGAAAACAAATTACCAAAATCATAAACAATAAAATATACGTTTTCTTATCATTAATAGGATTTCTCAATTTATAATACATAAAACAAACAAATGGGAGAAGCTGTACCACTGATAAAATAGCATAACCCACTAATCCTAAATTAGTATTATACTTTAATCTAAATATAAAAGGTCTCGTAATTAATAAATCCCAATTGAATTTAATTAAATACAAATAAAAAACTACTGAAACTGCTGATATTCCAATGAGTAAAATTCCATTCTCAAATTTAGAAACTGCTTTACCATTGTTTTGAACTTCAGATTTTATTTTGTCAAAATAAACATACAGGAAACGATAAAGAATCAAATAAAGAATCAAAATCCCTAATAATAGAGTAGCTCCTTTGATATAAAGAGTATCATTGATTGACTTAACGCTATCAAAAAAGACCAAATTATGTTTGAACTGAGTTGTAGGAGCAATTGAAAAGAAAAAATAATTAAAAAGGCAAAAAGTCTTGTTTAATGAAATAGGATGGGTATCAACGGATAAGAAAAGTCCATATAAAGAAAGTAACCCAATCCCTAAAAAAAGACTCAGTAGGAAGAAATTATATCGTATTCCTACATCTACATAAGTATAAACAAATGTAAACAGCATCATTATCATCAAAAAATAATTTTCCTTAATGAACTTCACTTACTTTTAATTTAAAAAAATAATACGACAACAAAGCATATAATAGCCTACCCGACACAAAGGCAATAGCCCCTCCAATTATAGTTAAAACTGGAATCAAAACACATCCTAAAACAATCATAAATAAGGTTGCTACAATGGTAATCCAACTATATAATTGATCTTCAAAATAGACTAGTAAGCCATTAACACCATAACCTGAAATTGCGCCCATCAAAAAAGGAATCGGACTCAAATATTTGATGATATAAATTGTATTCTCAAAATCGGTTACAGATTTCAATTTAAGCCAATGCGCAATCAAAAAAGGACTCCCAAAAAACATCACCAAACTCAAACAAAATCCAATCCCTAACAAAACCATTCTGGACGCTTTAATATTTCTTTGTTCCCTATTCACCATGGGATAAAACACCGTAGTTAAAATAGTATTTACTGTCGAAAAAGCACTGGTAAATTTTACCCCAATTTGCATGAGTGCAACAGTATTAGGCAATCCAAATAAACCTACTAAAAAAACCATGATAACACCTGTTGTAGAGGGTAACAATAAATTGATATAGGAATTAAAATGAGACTTTAGATAAACTCCAATTTCCCTAAATGAAAGTAATTGAACTTTGATTTTAAATTGTTTTAGAACCCCTACAAACGATAGTCCTGAAACTACAAATAACCCAATAGCCTCAGCTACTGGAATCCATATAAAATCTTCTTTATGCTTGATAAACACTATAACTAACCCAACATAAATCAAAGTCGAAAGAAAACTAATAAGAGTAATAAACTTCATTTTCTCCAAACCCAAAAAGAACCAACGTAGTGAAAACAAATCCCCAATTAACAACAAAGAAGCCAAAAGGAACAAATTTCGAGCTTCCTCAAATCGAGGAATAAATAGTACTAGAATAAAAATAATACAATAAGCAATCCCTATCAAAAAGAGTTTTACAGAGAAAACTTCGTTAAACAATTGTTCAACCTTTTCTAAATTATTTTTGTTTTTTGCCAGTTCCCGAACAGCCGATAAATCAAAACCATAATTCAGGAAATTAACGAAAAACAATACCATTGCCATCGCAAAAGCATATTTTCCATAATTCTCTACCCCTACCTTGAATATTAGATAAGGAATCAACCCTAAAGTCAATGCTAATTCCAATCCTTTTACTGTAAATAAGGAAATTAGATTTTGAGAGAAATGGTATATTTTTTTTTTATTCAATGGTTATTATAATAAATGAATCAAATTACACCAGTTCGAGTGATTTTAAAAGTAGCACTTCTCGATACATTTTGATTTATTCAAAATCCTACACTTATTCAAAATCTTGCAAATCAAAACACTCGAAGTGACGAACATGTCGTGTTATTTAGCACCGTCAGTTCGAGTGAATTTTCAGAAAATGCGAATAGCTTTTTCTGAAAATTTGTATCGAGAACCACTTCTCGATACATTTTGATTTATTCAAAATCCTACTCTTATTCAAAATCTTGCAAATCAAAATACTCGAAGTGACGAACATGTCGTGTTATTTAGCACCGTCAGTTCGAGTGATTTTGAAAAAAGCGCTAGCGGTTTTCAAAATCGTATCGAGAACCACTTCTCGATACATTTTGATTTATTGAACATCCTGCCATTATTCAAAATCTTGCAAATCAAAACACTCGAAGTGACGAACATGTCGTGTCATTTAGCACCGTCAGTTCGAGTGATTTTGAAAGTAGCGCTAGCGGTTTTCAAAATCGTATCGAGAACCACTTCTCGATACATTTTGATTTATTGGGCATGCTGATATTATTCAAAATCTTGCAAATCAAAACACTCGAAGTGACGAACGCATAATCGTATCAAGAACGCGTCAGTTCGAGTGATTTTGAAAGTAGCGCTAGCGGTTTTCAAAATCGTATCGAGAACCACTTCTCGATACATTTTGATTTATTGGGCATGCTGATATTATTCAAAATCTTGCAAATCAAAACACTCGAAGTGACGAACAAACTATCATTAAACCACCGTCAGTTCGAGTGATTTTGAAAGTAGCGCTAGCGGTTTTCAAAATCGTATCGAGAACCACTTCTCGATACATTTTGATTTATTGAACATCCTGCCATTATTCAAAATCTTGCAAATCAAAACACTCGAAGTGACGAACATGTCGTGTTATTTAGCACCGTCAGTTCGAGTGATTTTGAAAAAAGCGACAGCATTTTTCAAAATTATATCGAGAACCACTTCTCGATACATTTTGATTTATTGAATATTCTGCTATTATTCAAAATCTTGCAAATCAAAACACTCGAAGTGACGAATATATCGTATTATCGAGAACGCGTCAGTTCGAGTGATTTTGAAAGTAGCGCTAGCGGTTTTCAAAATCGTATCGAGAACCGCTTCTCGATACATTTTGATTTATTGAACATCCTGCCATTATTCAAAATCTTGCAAATCAAAACACTCGAAGTGACGAACGTATCATCTTAACGTGAACCCGTCAGTTCGAGTGATTTTGAAAAAAGCGACAGCATTTTTCAAAATTGTATCGAGAACCGAGAACCGAGAACAGAGAACTACTTCCTAAACGACTGAAACGTTTTTATCAACCCTTCTCGTGAAGACAAAGGCAACTCAATCCCTAATGCTTTTTTAATTTTAGCATTGCTAACTACATAATTTTCAGTGAGTTTTTGCAAACGCTCTGAATTAATCGGTAATGGTGCTATATCACCCAGTTTAGCAATAGCCTTAATAACTAATTGTGGAACAGCCAAAATAGTGGCTTTTCTCTCCAACGACTCTCCTGCCAGACTTACTATATCGGTTGTTGCTAACGAAAAATCATCTGCTATATTGTAAATCCCTGAAGGAACTTTTTTTTGCAATAACTGTTCGATCACAAAACAAAGATTATCAACACTCAAAAAAGAGCGTTCATTTTTGTATGCACCTAAAGGATAAGGAATCCCTTTGGCGACAATACTATATAATAAATTCAAATTTCCTTTATTCCCTGGGCCGTGAATCATACAAGGACGTAAGATATACACTTCCTTATCTTCAGGCAGATTTTGCATGATGTATTCTTCGGCCTTTAACTTCGATTTTCCGTAAACTGTTACAGGCTTAGGCACTACATTTTCGTCCAAAATACCTTCAACTTCATCTGCCGCAGCTTTTACAGAACTGATGTAAATGAATTTTTGAGCCGTTGATTGTACAAAATGATCGTATAATTTTTTGGTCAATTCATAATTGACCTCATAATACGCCGCATCATCAGCTGTCTTTTTTAAATCATGGGCTTTTCCAGCTAGATGCACTATCGCATCATAGGAATTATTACCTTGAAAAAATTCAGTATAGGATAAACTTTCAGGACTTGTTACTCTTGAAATCCCTTTTAATTGATAGTCTTTTTTTAAAAAATGGTTCAGATTTTGCCCTACAAAACCTGTGATACCTGTGATGTAGATGTTTTTCATTATATTTTTAAAAAGCCTAAGCTCTTCCAGATAAAACGGGTTTGTATTTTGAATGGCGAAAACGTTTGTCCATTCATCCCTAAAGCTTTTTGAATCTCTTTGGTAATCAATTTATAAGAAGATGTCCCTGAGCTACTCAACCCACCTACTAGCATAGCTGTAGTGGTAATACCCGAATATTTCCAACTGATATTGTTTTTCAAAAAGAACCTCGTTATCAACTCGTAATCGGCTCCAATTTTAAAATCTAGTGTGTAATCACCATACTTTTGAAACAACGATTTCTTAAAAAAGATGGAAGGATGAGGAGGCATAAAGCCAATTTTCAACTTTTCGGGTTTCCAACTTTTTGACGAATACAACCTAATGATTTTGCCTTTAGTATTGTGCTGAATGATGTTCCCCACAGAAGCATCAATCACATTATTTTGATGAACAGCAGCTATTTCTTCCAACACGGTATTCGAATGAAAAGTATCATCAGAATTTAAAATACCAATAATATCACCACTCGCCATAGCGATTCCTTTATTCATGGCATCGTACAGACCTTTATCAGGTTCTGAAACCCATTTGGTAATAATGGATTCATTAGCTTGAATTATTGCAAGGGTATTGTCTTTGGATTTTCCATCAACAATAATATATTCAATATCCTTGTAGGTTTGATTGGCTACTGATTGAATGGTTTTTTCGATGGTTGCCGCACTGTTGTAGCAAACCGTTATGATGGTGATTTTCATTTTTTTCTAATACAATTAGGAATTATTTATTAAATCAATCTGATAAACATCTTTAATAAATTGTTTCATTTTGTCGACATCAGAGCCACAATGTTTTTTTATTTCATAAATTTTAGCATCAACTAAAGTTCTATACCACCAACCCTGTAGAAAGTGCCATAAAAAACCTTCTTTACCATCCAAAAATCCTAATCTAAAAACGTATCTATAAACAAAGTAGGTGAATGATCTAAGAAAAAGAGGTGATTTAACATATTTTAATTTTACACGTCTTTTCACAGAAGCTTGATTCGATAATTTAACTTCCTGACTAGCTCCAATCAAATTATATTCAATATCCAACAAATCAATAGCTTCACGTATAGAATAACCATTATGTTTTGTTGTCCACCATGCAATTGAATTTAAATTATCATCTGCAAAACCATTTTCAAACTTTACTGAATTCCCTTCAAATAATTCAATATGTTCGTCCATCCATCTATTCTCCGATCTTGCTTTACCAGTTCTAAAAATCCTTAGCATAAATATTTGCCCTAAACCATACTTCATATGCCTACCCATAAAAACCCTCTTTAATGGTAATTCGACACCTGTGGTTTCAGGTTTTAATAATTCTAAGTTGTCTATTAATTCCTGTTTTGTGCCTTCTAATAAATATTCATCAGCATCTAGTCTCAATACCCAATCAGTAGTAATATTACAATTACCTAATCCCCAATTAAATTGTGTTGCATAATTAATCCATTTATTGGAAAAATAATCAACCTGATTTTCCTTAGCTATTTGTTCTGTTCCATCTGTTGAAAAAGAATCTACAATAATAATTCTTTCACATACATCTTTTATTGAATTGATACAGCGTTGTAAATGAATTTCTTCATTATAGGTCAAAATAATCGCCGTTAGTGATGGAGTATTATTCATTATTAAGTATTCTTTTTTTAATAAATTTTGCGGGGTTACCCCCAACTATTGACCAGTTTTCAACATTCTTATAGACACAGGCATTAGCCCCAACAACAGCTCCTTGACCAACGGTAACTCCCATCCCAACAAAAGCTGCTGCTCCAATCCAAACTTGGTCTTCAATAACAATAGGAGCATGTATTAAGGGGTTATGAGATAATTGAACATCATGAGAGGCGGAACACAAATAAGTTTTTTGAGAAACAGTTGAATGAGCTCCTATTCTAATTTTATCAACATTATAACAATCAACTTCCGGAGCCAAACATGAATAAGCATCCATTTCTAAATTCCAAGGCATATAGATTTTAACACTTGAATATACTACAGCCGTTCTATGAACCTTAGCCCCAAATAACCGCAATAGAAATAATTTCCAAGAATTGCAAAAGCTTCTAGGTAATGGTCTTGCCAGTAACATCCAAGTTATAGACCATAATAAACGTGCTAGTTGGTTTTTTCTACTAATAGCATTTTGATACTTCGATAAATCTATTAAATTATTTTCCATTATTTTAAATATACAAAATCTGGTTTTTCTCCTTTGTGTAAAAGCCACTGATATAATTTCAAAAACTTATCGCCCACTGAATCAATAGAATAGTTTTTCTCAATAAGCATTCTTCCTCTTTTTCCAATTTCCTGCAATTCTTTTTCTTCCATTTTCATTAACAAAGTCATAGAATCTAGTAGATTTTCATCAACTAGCTCGATCCATTTCCCTGCACTATACGTTTCTAATTCTTCCCAGGGTGTCCCCATAGTTGTAATAACCGGAAGACCTGAAGCTAAAGCTTCAGCCACAACTATTCCAAAATTTTCACTGTAAGATGGCAATACAAACAAACTAGCACTATGATAAGTTGCAATTTTATCCTTTCCAAATTTAGGTCCCACAATCTTAATCTCTTTTTGTAGACTCTGTATTTTTATAATTTGGTTTAGTTGTTCAATATAGACTAATTCTCCATTACCTGCTATCTCTAGTTCCCAATTCTGTCTAATATTTGAATCTATTTGAGCCCACACTTTAATTAGATATTCTATACCTTTTTGCTCATGAATTCTCGACAAAAAAAGAACTTTTCGTTTACCTTTTATTACACTGTTATTCTTTAATGGATATTCATTTAAATCAATTCCATTTGGAATAATTGCAATAGGATTAGTATATCCTAAAGCTCGAAAATTATTCATTTCCTTTTTTGCTGTAGCATGTAGACATGTAGCTAATTTCAAATCTTTATGTTGATAAATTTTTAAAGCTAAATACTTTTTCCAATAAGACTTATTGTTTAATGAAATAGGATCGAGGCAACCATGTACAGACAAGACATAGGGCATTTTTTTCATTCTAGCCACTTTCGCCATCTGATGTACAGAAAGCCCCCATAATCCATTCCCATGAAAAAGGTGAGTAAGTGAGTTCTTTAAACTTTTTTTTAAACTCCTTGAGTATCCTATTTTATTAAAAAAATGGAATTTAACTTTTACTTTTGAATTAAAATCATATGGTAACTCAGATTGCAATGTCTCTAGTGTTAATTCAACATTTTGATTTTTACTTAGTCTATTTAATAATAAACGTATATACTCGGCAGGTCCACCCGTTGATTTATCTATTGAAGATATGCAATGTGTTATTTTCATATTAAAAATACGACAAGTAAAAATTCACTTCTATTATATATATTTTACAAAGAACTCTAAAAACAATTTTTTTTATAATCAAAAGACTGTTTTTCAATTAAGTTAATTTCCATGGTGCAATGGGTCTCTTTTGATTCTCATAAATATGTCCCATTATTCTAGAGAAATAATCACTTCCTTTCTTAGCTGATAAACTCACATCTGCCCAACTTTTAATCCCCATCCTTTTGGTTTTATCAATTGGCAACTCAATTAAATAATCATTTAAAACCTCTTTAAAATTATTCTTTTGGTTACTAAACACTCTCCCTATTTGAGGCTTAATTAAACAACTAGCACCTGCATTTTCACTTACCAAAACAGGAGTCCCAACATGTACAGCTTCATTCACTACTGCACCCCATCCATCAAAAATACTAGGTAAAATAAGTAAATCCGCATCAAAAATATACTTATTTACATCTTGGTTTGGAACTCCCCCAATATATTTAATTATTTTATTATTTTTTATTAAATTCATTAGATCATTTTCTAATGGACCAATTCCTATAATTTCAAAACTATCAATTTTATCCGCTAAAAGTAAAACATCTTGAACTATTGGTAATATATTTTTGCGAATATCAATACTACCTACAAATAACAATTTTGGTTTTGTCCTAATATTTTTTATTTTCTCAAAAGAAGTATTATTTTCAGTGAAGTAAATCCAATCAAAAATAATATCTGAATTAAATCCAACTTTCTTATAACAGTCAATTGCATTATCACTAATTGCTAATATAAAATCAATTTTACTTCGATATTTAATGGCTAATAATTTGTATTTAATAAATCTTAACTTCCCTTTAATTCCTAAAGTATTAAAGGGTTCTAACATAACACCAATATTTAAGCTTAAACCAATAGCAATTTTAAAAACACTGGCAGGCAAGGGAAAAGAATCAATCCCAGTAAAAACGTGAATTGCTCCTTTTATTGCTAATAATTCTTTTATTTGTACTTCTTGTGGACTAACAATAACCTTAGTATTACCAAAATCTGGAACTAACCAACCATGTTTTTGTCTTTCTACATTAAGACTTTCCTCAACCACTAGAACTACCTTATTATTTATAGACAAGTTTCTAATGAATGCAGACTGATGAATACTCAATATGTTTTGCCAAAAAATATAATCCATATTTTATTAATTACTGATTCAAAATAGTTTTGTAGACAGAATAATACTTTTTAGCAATTTCTTCTGGAGAAAAACGTTTTACATTTTGAATTCCTCTTTCTATTAATTGTTCTCTAAGATGAGCATTGTCTTTTATTTCTTTGAGAGCTTTTTTAATTTCTTCAACATTATACGGATCAACTAATATTGCAGCATCCCCTGCAACGTAAGGCATTGAAGCTATATTACTTGTAACAACTGGTCTCCCTACTGCATTTGCTTCCAAAATAGGCACTCCAAACCCCTCGTACTCAGAGGCAAAAAATAAAACATCACATTTCTTATAACATTCAAAAACTTCTTCACGTGTCAAATTAAATCTCCATTCATAACTAATATTATAAGCATCTAATTTCTTTTTAATAGAATCATCTGGACTTCTTAATAATAATAATTGGAATGAAGTCCCTTTAATGGCCTCTATCAATCTATTCAAATTTTTTGTATCGTCAGACCCTATTTGCAATATAATTGGATTAGTAACATTAAAAGTATATGGACAGTAATAAAAATCTAAGGGAGCAGGATTAGGAATCACTACTATCTTATCTGGATTAATTTTACACGTTTCTATAATTTTTCTTTTAGTAAAATCAGATATGGTTGTAATTTGTTCAACCTTTTTAAAAGGTAAAGTAAGCCAAAAAAATTTAAAGAGTTTTCTTTTAATGACACTTCCACCGAATCCTCTATCAATAGGTCCTAAATCGTGAATTGTTACTACTGTTTTTTTTGACTTTAAAAAGAGAGCAATAATATGAATGTCACCAGTAATATGATTGATATCTCCTTGGAAATGTCTCGCTTTAAAATAAGACTGGAATCTTTTAAATTTTTGTGTACATATAAAGTCAGTGTGCCATACATCCGAAGGCATACTTTTTTTTATAATATCAAAAACAGCCTCTATACTATTAGCACTTTCATTCTTTGGTCTATAAAAATAAGTAACTTTCACCTTTTAAATTATTTTTCACACATTACTAATTGAATAACTGATTTTATTGTCTCAATATTTGAATATCCCGAACTCTTACAACGTTGATATCCATTCTCAG is from Flavobacterium sp. NG2 and encodes:
- a CDS encoding DapH/DapD/GlmU-related protein; translated protein: MENNLIDLSKYQNAISRKNQLARLLWSITWMLLARPLPRSFCNSWKLFLLRLFGAKVHRTAVVYSSVKIYMPWNLEMDAYSCLAPEVDCYNVDKIRIGAHSTVSQKTYLCSASHDVQLSHNPLIHAPIVIEDQVWIGAAAFVGMGVTVGQGAVVGANACVYKNVENWSIVGGNPAKFIKKRILNNE
- a CDS encoding glycosyltransferase family 2 protein; amino-acid sequence: MGVTPQNLLKKEYLIMNNTPSLTAIILTYNEEIHLQRCINSIKDVCERIIIVDSFSTDGTEQIAKENQVDYFSNKWINYATQFNWGLGNCNITTDWVLRLDADEYLLEGTKQELIDNLELLKPETTGVELPLKRVFMGRHMKYGLGQIFMLRIFRTGKARSENRWMDEHIELFEGNSVKFENGFADDNLNSIAWWTTKHNGYSIREAIDLLDIEYNLIGASQEVKLSNQASVKRRVKLKYVKSPLFLRSFTYFVYRYVFRLGFLDGKEGFLWHFLQGWWYRTLVDAKIYEIKKHCGSDVDKMKQFIKDVYQIDLINNS
- a CDS encoding glycosyltransferase family 4 protein, yielding MDYIFWQNILSIHQSAFIRNLSINNKVVLVVEESLNVERQKHGWLVPDFGNTKVIVSPQEVQIKELLAIKGAIHVFTGIDSFPLPASVFKIAIGLSLNIGVMLEPFNTLGIKGKLRFIKYKLLAIKYRSKIDFILAISDNAIDCYKKVGFNSDIIFDWIYFTENNTSFEKIKNIRTKPKLLFVGSIDIRKNILPIVQDVLLLADKIDSFEIIGIGPLENDLMNLIKNNKIIKYIGGVPNQDVNKYIFDADLLILPSIFDGWGAVVNEAVHVGTPVLVSENAGASCLIKPQIGRVFSNQKNNFKEVLNDYLIELPIDKTKRMGIKSWADVSLSAKKGSDYFSRIMGHIYENQKRPIAPWKLT
- a CDS encoding glycosyltransferase family 1 protein, with protein sequence MKVTYFYRPKNESANSIEAVFDIIKKSMPSDVWHTDFICTQKFKRFQSYFKARHFQGDINHITGDIHIIALFLKSKKTVVTIHDLGPIDRGFGGSVIKRKLFKFFWLTLPFKKVEQITTISDFTKRKIIETCKINPDKIVVIPNPAPLDFYYCPYTFNVTNPIILQIGSDDTKNLNRLIEAIKGTSFQLLLLRSPDDSIKKKLDAYNISYEWRFNLTREEVFECYKKCDVLFFASEYEGFGVPILEANAVGRPVVTSNIASMPYVAGDAAILVDPYNVEEIKKALKEIKDNAHLREQLIERGIQNVKRFSPEEIAKKYYSVYKTILNQ
- a CDS encoding NAD-dependent epimerase/dehydratase family protein, which translates into the protein MKNIYITGITGFVGQNLNHFLKKDYQLKGISRVTSPESLSYTEFFQGNNSYDAIVHLAGKAHDLKKTADDAAYYEVNYELTKKLYDHFVQSTAQKFIYISSVKAAADEVEGILDENVVPKPVTVYGKSKLKAEEYIMQNLPEDKEVYILRPCMIHGPGNKGNLNLLYSIVAKGIPYPLGAYKNERSFLSVDNLCFVIEQLLQKKVPSGIYNIADDFSLATTDIVSLAGESLERKATILAVPQLVIKAIAKLGDIAPLPINSERLQKLTENYVVSNAKIKKALGIELPLSSREGLIKTFQSFRK
- a CDS encoding oligosaccharide flippase family protein, which encodes MNKKKIYHFSQNLISLFTVKGLELALTLGLIPYLIFKVGVENYGKYAFAMAMVLFFVNFLNYGFDLSAVRELAKNKNNLEKVEQLFNEVFSVKLFLIGIAYCIIFILVLFIPRFEEARNLFLLASLLLIGDLFSLRWFFLGLEKMKFITLISFLSTLIYVGLVIVFIKHKEDFIWIPVAEAIGLFVVSGLSFVGVLKQFKIKVQLLSFREIGVYLKSHFNSYINLLLPSTTGVIMVFLVGLFGLPNTVALMQIGVKFTSAFSTVNTILTTVFYPMVNREQRNIKASRMVLLGIGFCLSLVMFFGSPFLIAHWLKLKSVTDFENTIYIIKYLSPIPFLMGAISGYGVNGLLVYFEDQLYSWITIVATLFMIVLGCVLIPVLTIIGGAIAFVSGRLLYALLSYYFFKLKVSEVH
- a CDS encoding glycosyltransferase family 2 protein, whose product is MKITIITVCYNSAATIEKTIQSVANQTYKDIEYIIVDGKSKDNTLAIIQANESIITKWVSEPDKGLYDAMNKGIAMASGDIIGILNSDDTFHSNTVLEEIAAVHQNNVIDASVGNIIQHNTKGKIIRLYSSKSWKPEKLKIGFMPPHPSIFFKKSLFQKYGDYTLDFKIGADYELITRFFLKNNISWKYSGITTTAMLVGGLSSSGTSSYKLITKEIQKALGMNGQTFSPFKIQTRFIWKSLGFLKI
- a CDS encoding glycosyltransferase, which encodes MKITHCISSIDKSTGGPAEYIRLLLNRLSKNQNVELTLETLQSELPYDFNSKVKVKFHFFNKIGYSRSLKKSLKNSLTHLFHGNGLWGLSVHQMAKVARMKKMPYVLSVHGCLDPISLNNKSYWKKYLALKIYQHKDLKLATCLHATAKKEMNNFRALGYTNPIAIIPNGIDLNEYPLKNNSVIKGKRKVLFLSRIHEQKGIEYLIKVWAQIDSNIRQNWELEIAGNGELVYIEQLNQIIKIQSLQKEIKIVGPKFGKDKIATYHSASLFVLPSYSENFGIVVAEALASGLPVITTMGTPWEELETYSAGKWIELVDENLLDSMTLLMKMEEKELQEIGKRGRMLIEKNYSIDSVGDKFLKLYQWLLHKGEKPDFVYLK